From Natronorubrum halophilum, a single genomic window includes:
- a CDS encoding universal stress protein, with protein MPTLVPIDDSESALESVRYAAERFGDQDITLVTISSMNVGSYTEGSGYACDQILERQNETMEMIFANAIELLSSSDCNVETKVITGRPVREIIALAESTDTDHIVVSENFKSSLLEILFRSIAEQLVRQAPVPVTVVH; from the coding sequence ATGCCTACACTCGTCCCGATCGACGACTCGGAGTCGGCGCTGGAATCAGTTCGGTACGCCGCAGAAAGATTCGGCGATCAAGATATTACGTTGGTAACGATCTCTTCGATGAACGTAGGGAGCTATACAGAGGGCAGCGGCTACGCGTGCGATCAGATTTTGGAAAGACAGAACGAAACCATGGAAATGATATTTGCGAACGCAATCGAATTACTATCCTCTTCGGACTGCAACGTTGAAACGAAAGTAATCACTGGAAGGCCCGTTCGGGAGATAATTGCATTGGCGGAGAGTACGGATACGGACCATATCGTGGTGAGCGAGAATTTCAAATCCAGCCTCTTGGAGATTCTCTTTAGAAGTATCGCTGAACAACTCGTCCGTCAGGCTCCAGTGCCGGTAACGGTTGTTCACTAG
- the xacF gene encoding 2,5-dioxovalerate dehydrogenase, with translation MPSKQRNFIGGAWVKSTSGETFENRNPADISDVIGHYQQSTAEDTEAAIDAANEASNEWAGTPGPERGRILRKASEILAERKEQLTETLSREVGKTMSESSGEVQRAIDIYAYYAAKASDFGGSVKASSNQSTHLYSENEPLGVAGLITPWNFPIAIASWKMAPALAAGNTVVLKPASLAPEIVLELVEALEEAGIPDGVVNFVTGPGRAVGSTIAASPSVDAVSFTGSHSVGEKVREQAAKDGKRVQLELGGKNPTIVMPTADIDSAVDIVADGCFGVTGEACTATSKALVHEDIYEEFVDEMTAHVDGIEIGPGLEDYDMGPHVSESELESTLDYIEVGKREGATLETGGSQLTGGVYENGHFVEPTVFSDVTNDMRIAQEEIFGPVLGIIPVSSFEDALAQANDVRYGLAAGLVSQNLSEAHEFATRAEAGIIKVNEKTTGLELHVPFGGFKDSSSETYREQGDAGLDFYSISRTVYINYQQ, from the coding sequence ATGCCAAGCAAGCAACGCAACTTCATTGGCGGAGCGTGGGTCAAATCCACGTCCGGTGAAACGTTCGAGAACAGAAACCCGGCAGATATCAGCGATGTTATTGGGCACTATCAACAGTCGACAGCTGAGGATACAGAAGCAGCTATCGATGCCGCTAACGAGGCTTCGAATGAATGGGCGGGAACTCCAGGACCAGAGCGTGGACGCATCCTGCGCAAGGCGAGTGAAATACTCGCCGAACGGAAAGAGCAATTAACGGAGACGCTTTCTCGCGAGGTCGGGAAGACGATGTCCGAATCGTCAGGCGAGGTCCAGCGCGCCATCGATATTTACGCGTACTACGCGGCGAAGGCAAGTGATTTCGGTGGCTCTGTAAAGGCGTCTTCAAACCAAAGTACGCACCTTTACTCTGAGAATGAACCACTGGGAGTTGCAGGTCTCATTACACCTTGGAACTTCCCCATTGCGATCGCATCGTGGAAAATGGCGCCGGCCCTTGCGGCGGGGAACACCGTCGTGCTCAAACCCGCATCGCTCGCTCCGGAGATCGTCCTCGAACTCGTCGAAGCGCTCGAGGAGGCGGGCATCCCCGATGGTGTCGTGAATTTCGTGACTGGTCCCGGTCGAGCTGTCGGGTCCACCATTGCCGCTAGCCCGTCTGTGGATGCCGTTTCGTTCACCGGAAGCCATTCGGTCGGCGAAAAGGTCCGCGAACAAGCAGCCAAGGACGGAAAGCGCGTTCAGCTTGAACTAGGCGGGAAGAACCCGACCATTGTGATGCCGACAGCGGATATCGACAGTGCAGTGGATATCGTGGCTGACGGTTGCTTCGGAGTGACCGGCGAGGCATGTACGGCAACGTCGAAAGCACTCGTCCACGAGGACATTTACGAGGAGTTTGTGGACGAGATGACCGCTCACGTCGACGGTATCGAAATCGGTCCTGGCCTCGAAGACTACGATATGGGTCCACACGTCAGTGAGTCAGAACTCGAGTCAACACTAGACTATATCGAGGTCGGAAAACGAGAGGGTGCTACGCTTGAAACCGGTGGGAGCCAACTTACCGGTGGCGTCTACGAAAACGGCCACTTCGTCGAGCCAACCGTCTTCTCCGACGTTACGAACGATATGCGTATCGCTCAAGAGGAGATATTTGGTCCGGTGCTCGGTATCATCCCCGTCTCTAGCTTCGAAGACGCGCTTGCGCAGGCGAATGATGTTCGATATGGGCTCGCGGCGGGGCTCGTAAGTCAAAACCTCTCTGAGGCCCACGAGTTCGCAACGCGTGCTGAAGCCGGTATCATCAAGGTCAACGAGAAGACGACCGGTCTCGAACTCCACGTTCCGTTCGGCGGATTTAAAGATTCCTCGAGCGAAACTTACCGCGAGCAGGGTGATGCCGGACTGGATTTCTACTCGATCAGCCGGACAGTCTATATAAACTACCAACAGTGA
- a CDS encoding EamA family transporter, with protein MVEIPSSYGVAYAGTGAVIWGAFLFYLKYHFSEYPPALVLAVTNVFSVAWFLAAVGLTANRTVVDGIVSLPPSDWVAAFVVVSVFSLGLLMLYHALAVGDVSYVAPLSKLSPAFVLPLEVIVLGQFLKPVQVMGIIIATGAVYIANYQGGGLHEPFRTAISARPARLALASALLLGIVDVSQRALLQDGGITPEVWTLVKLAGVPLVLSPIVWRNWTSSVWADLRKFAVAGAFVGVGEWLTALAFSSVPASVASPIISLQAIVAVVLGGIILGEDRLALRLVAAGSAAVGVALIALG; from the coding sequence ATGGTGGAAATTCCATCGAGCTATGGGGTAGCCTATGCAGGAACAGGAGCAGTTATTTGGGGCGCGTTCCTCTTTTATCTGAAGTACCATTTCAGTGAATATCCGCCCGCACTCGTCCTCGCAGTGACTAACGTCTTTTCAGTGGCGTGGTTTTTAGCCGCCGTTGGACTTACCGCGAACCGAACAGTGGTCGACGGGATCGTGTCGTTACCGCCGAGCGATTGGGTTGCGGCATTCGTCGTGGTAAGCGTATTCTCACTGGGGCTGCTTATGCTGTATCACGCCCTTGCAGTTGGCGACGTTTCGTACGTGGCACCGCTCAGCAAGCTCTCACCAGCATTCGTTCTGCCACTTGAGGTCATTGTACTCGGTCAATTTCTCAAGCCTGTGCAAGTTATGGGAATTATCATCGCGACGGGTGCCGTCTACATAGCAAATTACCAGGGCGGTGGTCTCCACGAACCGTTCCGCACCGCCATATCCGCTCGTCCTGCGCGCCTCGCATTAGCGAGCGCACTCCTACTCGGGATTGTAGACGTAAGTCAGCGAGCGCTGCTTCAAGATGGGGGAATCACTCCGGAGGTTTGGACGCTGGTCAAACTCGCAGGCGTACCACTGGTTCTGAGTCCTATTGTGTGGCGAAACTGGACGTCCAGTGTATGGGCCGATCTTCGCAAGTTCGCGGTCGCCGGTGCGTTCGTCGGTGTCGGCGAGTGGTTGACTGCACTCGCGTTCTCATCCGTCCCTGCAAGCGTCGCCTCCCCTATCATCAGTTTACAGGCGATTGTTGCCGTCGTACTCGGTGGAATCATTCTTGGGGAGGATCGCCTTGCGCTGCGGCTCGTAGCCGCTGGCAGTGCCGCAGTTGGCGTCGCTCTTATCGCACTCGGATAA
- a CDS encoding glycoside hydrolase family 88 protein, which yields MTATLSDIVSRVAENTVDWDMEMGIDWEKACLIDGLLATGEQPERTQEIVDRCIATQTSDGQFSYGSLDPLHLDWAAEWTIGEYQSVPDPAAIGHGVLEYYDRTGEEYYLDAARKQIEYLRDVERSNEGGIPQQRGEISLAVDGLWMVCPFLARYGVLADDPVAVDDAIQQFEVQRKHLQDPHTGLFRHTWMEQPNSYVQSCFWSRGIGWATCALVDTIEHVPDDHEGHALMEEILRETCSTMVGLQDDTGFWHNIVDDPEEPLETSGTLMAAYTFKRGLELGVLEDEKYEKSAERAMEVCKGVVDDDGDVRRVAVVPGGPEAPIGVTLHGQGLFLMAASCFQ from the coding sequence ATGACAGCAACGCTATCGGACATAGTTAGTCGTGTCGCCGAGAATACAGTCGATTGGGACATGGAGATGGGAATCGACTGGGAGAAAGCCTGCCTGATCGATGGACTCCTTGCAACCGGGGAACAACCCGAACGAACCCAGGAGATCGTCGATCGCTGTATAGCGACCCAGACCAGTGATGGACAATTTTCCTACGGCTCGCTTGATCCGCTCCACCTCGACTGGGCGGCGGAGTGGACCATCGGCGAATATCAGTCCGTTCCCGACCCGGCCGCGATCGGTCACGGGGTTCTCGAGTACTACGATCGAACGGGAGAGGAATACTATCTCGACGCCGCACGAAAGCAAATCGAATACCTCCGAGATGTCGAGCGTTCCAATGAGGGTGGCATTCCCCAGCAACGCGGTGAGATCTCGCTCGCCGTTGACGGCCTATGGATGGTCTGTCCGTTTCTCGCTCGGTACGGGGTTCTCGCAGATGACCCCGTGGCAGTCGATGACGCGATCCAACAGTTCGAAGTACAACGCAAACACCTGCAAGATCCCCACACGGGCTTATTCCGACACACGTGGATGGAACAACCAAACTCATACGTTCAGAGTTGCTTCTGGTCGCGTGGGATCGGATGGGCCACCTGTGCGCTAGTAGACACCATTGAGCACGTTCCTGATGATCACGAAGGACATGCGCTCATGGAAGAAATACTTCGAGAAACGTGTTCGACAATGGTCGGCCTCCAAGATGACACAGGATTTTGGCACAATATCGTGGATGATCCAGAGGAACCTCTCGAGACGTCGGGAACGCTTATGGCAGCGTACACGTTCAAACGAGGGCTCGAACTTGGAGTCCTTGAGGACGAGAAATACGAAAAATCTGCTGAACGAGCAATGGAAGTCTGTAAGGGCGTCGTAGACGACGACGGAGACGTTCGTCGCGTCGCGGTCGTTCCCGGTGGACCTGAGGCACCCATTGGTGTTACACTCCACGGCCAGGGATTGTTCCTGATGGCGGCGAGTTGCTTCCAATAA
- a CDS encoding acyl-CoA dehydrogenase family protein, whose translation MTDTTSTATPAGMDFSESSELELVKSQIDRFIEREVQPLEEEYDQFLGDRGVENRLDENGYLVDEYLAVRDQIRKRSAGAGFLTMHMPESVGGGGMPLLEYLIILEHVNNRHPDGFHEMLLETLLTPALLPMHADDNLREQYFEPMMNAETTVTIGMSEPGHGSDITHLDTTAEKNGSEWAIDGTKCWITNSTFADAIIVFARTDGDDGDARGISAFVVTNENLGWTRGKAQRPMGDEDAGRIAFNHFEDCRVPEEQMVGTRGRGLVDIAMGSVGYFRLSIPARAVGRSHWMFNECVDYAESRETFGKPIGERQFVKGMLAEMRTDIEQVRWLYRHAAWKFDRDEGDRWEQSAAKLRGAQLWNNVADNAVQIHGGAGYVRSLPFEGEYRNARVTRIYDGTDEIQKLTIADAFLDL comes from the coding sequence ATGACAGACACAACGTCCACAGCAACCCCTGCCGGTATGGATTTCTCGGAATCTTCGGAACTGGAACTCGTAAAGAGTCAGATCGATCGTTTCATCGAGCGCGAGGTTCAACCGTTGGAGGAGGAATACGACCAGTTCCTCGGCGATAGGGGGGTCGAGAACCGACTGGATGAGAACGGCTATCTCGTTGACGAGTACCTCGCTGTTCGAGATCAAATTCGGAAGCGGTCCGCGGGTGCTGGTTTTCTGACGATGCACATGCCCGAATCCGTGGGCGGTGGGGGAATGCCCCTCCTCGAGTACCTCATCATTCTTGAACACGTGAATAATCGACATCCAGATGGCTTCCACGAGATGCTACTGGAGACGCTTTTGACACCGGCGCTGCTCCCGATGCATGCGGACGACAACCTTCGCGAACAGTACTTCGAACCGATGATGAACGCTGAAACGACCGTTACTATCGGAATGTCCGAGCCCGGGCATGGAAGCGACATTACCCATCTCGACACTACTGCTGAGAAGAATGGGAGTGAATGGGCCATAGACGGTACGAAATGTTGGATAACGAACTCGACGTTTGCCGATGCCATCATTGTCTTCGCTCGAACTGACGGAGATGATGGCGATGCCCGTGGTATCTCTGCTTTCGTCGTTACCAATGAGAATCTTGGATGGACGCGTGGGAAAGCACAACGCCCGATGGGAGACGAAGACGCCGGCCGCATCGCATTCAATCACTTCGAGGACTGTCGCGTTCCGGAGGAACAGATGGTCGGTACGCGCGGCCGCGGGCTCGTAGATATTGCGATGGGATCAGTTGGGTACTTCAGGCTCAGTATCCCAGCCCGTGCTGTCGGACGTTCCCACTGGATGTTCAACGAATGCGTCGACTACGCTGAGAGCCGTGAGACGTTCGGAAAACCGATCGGCGAACGTCAGTTCGTGAAGGGAATGCTCGCAGAGATGCGAACGGATATTGAGCAGGTCCGGTGGCTGTATCGTCACGCCGCATGGAAATTTGATCGAGATGAGGGAGACCGATGGGAGCAAAGTGCCGCCAAACTTCGTGGAGCACAACTCTGGAACAACGTCGCGGATAACGCGGTCCAGATCCACGGTGGTGCGGGGTATGTTCGCTCGCTCCCGTTCGAGGGAGAGTACCGAAACGCCCGGGTAACACGCATTTACGATGGAACCGACGAAATACAAAAACTCACTATCGCTGATGCGTTTTTGGACCTGTGA
- a CDS encoding cupin domain-containing protein — protein sequence MEPVNFDDAETYEPETGWRRVSLAGSDQFTFEWFEKPPGHSSPMHDHENEQVCIVLQGEMVVHTEDDSITLGEYDSVWLESDEPHRVENASDERAVGLDVFSPGRGFDFWTDREE from the coding sequence ATGGAACCAGTAAACTTCGACGACGCAGAAACGTACGAACCGGAAACAGGGTGGCGGCGAGTCTCTCTCGCAGGTAGCGATCAGTTCACCTTTGAGTGGTTCGAGAAGCCACCGGGGCATTCCTCTCCGATGCACGACCACGAAAACGAGCAGGTTTGCATCGTTCTGCAGGGCGAAATGGTCGTTCATACCGAGGATGACAGCATCACGCTCGGTGAATACGATTCAGTCTGGCTCGAGAGCGACGAACCCCACCGTGTCGAAAACGCAAGCGACGAGCGCGCCGTCGGTCTCGACGTTTTCTCACCGGGCCGCGGCTTCGATTTCTGGACGGACCGAGAAGAGTAG
- a CDS encoding VOC family protein yields the protein MIGSADHYGVVVTDMDTSLAFYRDTLGMELLDRFEQESEAFGRAVGVADTKVELAFLDANGCVVELIDYCQPEGENANDGVDNNDVGAAHFCLAVDDADVTYERLRGDVPFQSSPQELENGVKLAFMEDPDGNVVELLEE from the coding sequence ATGATCGGTTCAGCAGACCACTACGGTGTTGTCGTGACTGATATGGATACGTCGTTAGCGTTCTACCGGGATACGCTCGGTATGGAATTACTCGACCGCTTCGAACAGGAAAGTGAGGCGTTTGGCCGAGCAGTGGGTGTCGCGGATACGAAGGTCGAACTCGCGTTCCTCGATGCGAACGGCTGTGTGGTCGAACTCATTGACTACTGCCAACCCGAAGGCGAAAACGCGAACGATGGTGTCGATAACAACGACGTCGGCGCTGCGCATTTTTGCCTCGCCGTCGACGATGCCGATGTGACGTACGAGAGACTGAGAGGGGATGTGCCTTTCCAGAGTTCACCACAGGAGCTTGAAAACGGGGTAAAACTCGCGTTCATGGAGGATCCGGATGGAAACGTCGTCGAATTATTGGAAGAATGA
- a CDS encoding glycoside hydrolase family 88 protein, with product MEQHDWEKGCAINGLHAVDLHEEETRYLVDRSIETQTTDGQLTYGSLGLTPYGWEPDWAGDKNEYKSYADPVVPGHGVLEYYDRTGEEYYLDAARKQYEQLRSIETTEDGGIPISRGEKELLLDSLYHFAPFMARYGQLADEPDAIDEAVFQIKVHADRCHDPFSGLYRQGWRESPNSFAQGTFWSRGVAWLTTAIVATLPYVPEDHDGYDDLVEILQNVCETVLEYQDDSGFWHNTIDDETSPLEASGTLMFVYTFEEGIEQGVLDKDTFGEPSQRAMNVCKGLVNSQGGVRRVAVVPGGPEAPLGVALHGQGFFLLAASYFL from the coding sequence ATGGAACAGCATGACTGGGAAAAAGGATGCGCTATCAACGGCCTTCACGCCGTTGATCTCCACGAGGAAGAGACGCGCTACCTCGTTGACCGATCCATTGAAACGCAGACTACTGACGGACAGCTCACGTATGGCAGCCTCGGCCTCACGCCGTATGGCTGGGAGCCGGATTGGGCCGGCGACAAGAACGAATACAAATCGTATGCGGACCCGGTCGTCCCGGGCCACGGGGTCCTCGAATACTACGACCGAACGGGGGAAGAGTACTACCTCGATGCCGCGCGTAAGCAGTACGAACAGCTCCGGTCTATCGAGACTACGGAGGATGGTGGCATCCCGATCTCTCGGGGAGAAAAAGAACTGCTGCTCGACTCCCTGTATCACTTCGCTCCGTTCATGGCGCGATACGGTCAGCTCGCGGATGAGCCCGACGCCATTGACGAAGCCGTTTTTCAGATCAAGGTTCACGCCGATCGCTGTCATGACCCGTTTAGCGGATTATATCGACAGGGATGGCGCGAGAGTCCGAACTCGTTCGCACAGGGTACGTTCTGGTCACGGGGTGTAGCGTGGCTTACTACGGCAATCGTCGCCACGCTCCCGTATGTCCCCGAAGATCACGATGGATACGATGATCTGGTCGAGATCCTCCAAAACGTCTGCGAGACCGTCCTCGAGTACCAGGACGATAGCGGCTTCTGGCACAACACGATCGACGACGAGACCTCGCCACTCGAGGCATCAGGGACACTGATGTTCGTGTATACGTTCGAGGAAGGAATCGAACAGGGAGTCCTCGACAAGGATACCTTCGGAGAACCATCACAACGTGCAATGAACGTCTGCAAGGGACTCGTCAACAGTCAGGGCGGCGTGCGACGCGTCGCAGTCGTACCCGGTGGACCCGAAGCCCCGCTCGGTGTCGCGCTCCACGGACAAGGATTCTTCCTGCTCGCAGCGAGTTATTTCCTTTAG
- a CDS encoding HpcH/HpaI aldolase family protein: MRNSPTLAARLNRGDTTVGVLSTIIHPNLIEVYGSLDIDFVWVDLEHGGPNPYDAERVENLARAADVSDIELILRLPTTEPALIRKVLDTGVRNVLLPRVETRAEVQRSVEAAHFTYNDDVGDRGLAGVRANSWGKEMDNYIGRSDREVQVGVMIENKRALSNLDGILTVDDLAFAFIGPWDLSHSLGHPLEESHDSVQDAIEEVEDACATADVPTMGFVNGNEDAVEKAGSGYQLLVVGSDVDALRSGISKRAADAVHGVKGSE, translated from the coding sequence ATGCGTAATTCACCCACCCTCGCAGCGCGGCTCAATCGCGGGGATACGACCGTCGGTGTGCTCTCAACTATTATTCACCCGAACCTCATCGAGGTGTACGGAAGTCTCGACATAGACTTCGTATGGGTGGATCTCGAGCACGGTGGTCCCAATCCGTACGATGCTGAGCGAGTCGAAAACCTCGCACGGGCCGCGGATGTTTCCGATATCGAACTCATACTTCGTCTCCCGACGACCGAACCAGCGCTTATCCGGAAAGTGCTCGATACGGGCGTTCGGAACGTATTATTGCCTCGGGTCGAGACGAGAGCGGAGGTCCAACGGAGTGTCGAGGCGGCGCACTTCACCTACAACGATGACGTCGGCGACCGTGGGCTAGCTGGTGTGCGTGCGAACAGCTGGGGAAAAGAGATGGACAATTATATCGGTCGCTCGGACCGCGAGGTACAGGTTGGCGTAATGATCGAAAATAAACGCGCACTTTCCAATTTAGACGGGATCCTTACCGTTGATGATCTCGCGTTCGCATTTATCGGCCCGTGGGATCTCTCACATTCGCTCGGCCATCCGCTCGAGGAGAGTCACGACTCCGTCCAAGATGCCATCGAAGAAGTCGAAGATGCGTGTGCTACCGCCGACGTTCCGACGATGGGCTTTGTTAACGGAAACGAAGATGCCGTAGAGAAAGCCGGTTCGGGCTATCAGTTACTGGTCGTCGGATCCGATGTTGATGCGCTTCGCTCCGGTATCAGTAAGCGAGCAGCAGATGCCGTTCACGGAGTAAAAGGAAGCGAGTGA